In the Hemitrygon akajei unplaced genomic scaffold, sHemAka1.3 Scf000105, whole genome shotgun sequence genome, one interval contains:
- the LOC140723254 gene encoding uncharacterized protein, with translation MAHQRVHTRGRPFTCTVCGKGFTASSNLLVHQRVHTGERPFTCSVCGKRFTQSSHLQSHQQVHTGERPFTCSDCGKSFTRSSRLLAHQSVHTGEKPFTCSVCGKGFTQSSHLLRHQRVHTGERPFTCSVCRKGFTESSTLQSHQRVHTGERPFTCSVCGKRFTHSSHLQNHQRVHTGERPFTCSVCGKGFTQSSDLQRHQRVHTGEKLFTCSECGKGFILSSYLQRHQRFHTGEKPFTCLVCGKGFTESSTLQRHQRVHTGEKPFSCSVCGKRFTDSSHLHSHQRVHTGEKPFTCSVCGKSFTRSSQLLAHQSVHTGVKPYTCSVCGKGFTQSSTLLVHQRVHTGEKPFTCSDCGKGFTHSSSLQSHQRVHTGEKPFNCSVCGKSFTQSSHLQRHQRVHTGEKPFSCSVCGKRFTRSSHLQRHQRVHTGENPFTFSVCGKRFTASSKLLVH, from the coding sequence atggcacaccagcgtgttcacaccagggggcggccattcacctgcacagtctgtgggaagggattcactgcatcatccaacctactggtacatcagcgagttcacactggggagaggccattcacctgctcagtctgtgggaagagattcactcagtcatcccacctacagagtcatcagcaagttcacactggggagaggccgttcacctgctcagactgtgggaagagtttcactcggtcatcccgactactggcacaccagtcagttcatactggggagaagccattcacctgctcagtctgtgggaagggattcactcagtcatcccacctactgagacatcagcgagttcacactggggagaggccattcacctgctcagtctgtaggaagggattcactgagtcatccaccctacagagtcaccagcgagttcacaccggggagaggccattcacatgttcagtctgtgggaagagattcactcattcatcccacctacagaatcatcagcgagttcacactggggagaggccattcacctgctcagtctgtgggaaggggttcactcagtcatctgacctgcagagacatcagagagttcacactggggagaagttgttcacctgctcagaatgtgggaagggattcatactgtcatcctacctacagagacatcagcgatttcacactggggagaagccattcacctgcttagtctgtgggaagggattcactgagtcatctaccctacagagacatcagagagttcacactggggagaagccgttctcctgctcagtctgtgggaagagattcactgattcatcccaCCTAcacagtcatcagcgagttcacactggggagaagccgttcacctgctcagtctgtgggaagagtttcactcggtcatcccaactactggcacaccagtcagttcatactggggtgaagccatacacctgctcagtctgtgggaagggattcactcagtcatccaccctactggtacatcagcgagttcacactggggagaagccgttcacctgctcagactgtgggaagggattcactcattcatccagcctacagagtcatcagcgagttcacactggggagaagccattcaactgctcagtctgtgggaagagtttcactcagtcatcccacctacagagacatcagcgagttcacactggggagaagccattctcctgctcagtctgtgggaagagattcactcggtcatcccacctacagagacatcagcgagttcacactggggaaaatcCGTTCACCttctcagtctgtgggaagagattcactgcatCATCCAAACTACTGGTACActaa